The Candidatus Poribacteria bacterium genome segment TTGCGCGTGCGCGCTACGTCATCAAGTTTCTCAAGGTGCGCGATATTCCGTTCGTGATGCGTGTTCCGAGACATGTCGGTATTACGCTTGATGGAAGTCTGAAGAAACTTGATGACCTCCAAGCGGGATGGTATCCGCATATCCTTTATCAGACGCATGAGCAGATACCGCTGCAACTTCATATCATGACAGACGCGTCCTTCAAAGACCCGATGTATCTGATTTCAAATCGCCTCAGTGGACATCAGATACATCACTGCTATAAACGCCGCATGCAGATTGAACACGGATTCCGAGATATAAAGTCGTGCTTCGGATTTGGCGAACTCGTCTTGAAAAAACCGAC includes the following:
- a CDS encoding transposase, producing the protein ARARYVIKFLKVRDIPFVMRVPRHVGITLDGSLKKLDDLQAGWYPHILYQTHEQIPLQLHIMTDASFKDPMYLISNRLSGHQIHHCYKRRMQIEHGFRDIKSCFGFGELVLKKPTQVSRLDVLWLAACLSYGLLFISYEKVASTHWQKAHNRNHRKSFSVITIIKNVLTDLWNQHFLLSFFTQIHPRGDPLSETFAN